Proteins encoded in a region of the Marinococcus sp. PL1-022 genome:
- the gcvH gene encoding glycine cleavage system protein GcvH, whose protein sequence is MSVPDELLYSEEHEWVKKEDGRLRVGVTDFAQSELGDIVFVELPEVGDELEAGEPFGSVESVKTVSELYAPVTGKVVEINENLDDSPEFVNESPYEKAWMIVVEPSNESELDDLMSPAQYSDMVSDD, encoded by the coding sequence ATGAGTGTACCAGACGAACTTTTGTATTCAGAAGAACACGAATGGGTTAAAAAGGAAGACGGCCGTCTCCGTGTCGGTGTCACAGATTTCGCCCAGTCCGAGCTTGGCGACATTGTATTCGTAGAGCTTCCGGAAGTGGGAGATGAACTTGAAGCAGGAGAGCCGTTTGGAAGTGTAGAATCCGTTAAAACGGTATCAGAGCTTTACGCCCCGGTTACAGGAAAGGTCGTAGAAATTAACGAAAATCTGGATGATTCTCCTGAATTCGTCAACGAATCTCCATATGAAAAAGCCTGGATGATCGTTGTAGAACCCTCCAATGAAAGTGAATTGGACGACCTGATGTCACCAGCCCAGTATTCAGACATGGTAAGTGATGATTAA
- a CDS encoding DsbA family protein, whose protein sequence is MSKKPRPSSGRTFAAIVAVIAVILLAIILVGNFSGGSSNNSGGGSGENLDTSGQPLKGDEEAPVTVVEFGDYKCPACKNFHESVAPEIESQFIDSGDATFHYVHYPFLSEDSTTAAEFSEAVYGELGDEAFWNFHDTLFANQPQNESGNYFDQERLTELLQQTASEEEVTTVVEAFENGTYEENVENDRSMAEDLGVNSTPSVFVNGELFEGDSYQELLDMIEEEAGE, encoded by the coding sequence ATGTCCAAAAAACCAAGGCCGAGTTCGGGCCGTACATTTGCAGCCATTGTAGCCGTTATAGCTGTGATTTTGCTAGCTATTATTCTTGTCGGGAATTTCAGCGGCGGCAGCAGTAATAATTCCGGCGGGGGCAGCGGAGAAAATCTTGATACAAGCGGCCAGCCGCTTAAAGGGGACGAGGAGGCCCCGGTAACGGTCGTTGAATTCGGGGACTATAAATGCCCAGCGTGTAAAAATTTTCATGAATCTGTTGCTCCTGAAATCGAATCCCAGTTTATCGATTCCGGCGATGCCACTTTCCATTACGTGCATTACCCATTTCTAAGTGAAGATTCCACGACAGCTGCAGAATTCAGTGAAGCCGTCTACGGTGAACTCGGGGATGAAGCCTTCTGGAATTTCCATGATACGTTGTTTGCCAATCAGCCGCAGAACGAAAGCGGCAACTACTTTGACCAGGAGCGTCTGACGGAGCTGCTCCAGCAGACTGCTTCCGAAGAAGAAGTAACAACAGTGGTCGAGGCTTTTGAAAACGGCACCTATGAAGAAAACGTGGAAAATGACCGTTCCATGGCCGAAGACCTTGGTGTAAACAGCACACCTTCCGTATTTGTGAACGGAGAATTGTTTGAAGGTGACAGCTACCAGGAGCTGCTCGACATGATTGAAGAAGAGGCAGGGGAATAG
- the thpD gene encoding ectoine hydroxylase, with protein MAVDKYPSRQGDHKEIMNRKDPVVHGNAGYDGPLQQKELDFYDENGYLMLQKLFTDEEVEMMKKELRETMERNEQRDAPDVIKEPNSNEVRSVFEIHKDSGFFEMLAKNERIVKAAEQILGSQVYMMQSRINFKPGFKGKEFYWHSDFETWHMEDGMPDMRALSCSIILTDNYEFNGPLMLIPGSQKWYVSCPGITPEDNFKQSLKKQETGVPDNESMEWLTEQAGGQIDRATGPAGSVLFFDCNTMHGSAGNISPYPRSNVFFVFNSVENKLVDPFSGQEPRPEFLANRQDTSAIQPSSDRLSHRTSTSAK; from the coding sequence ATGGCAGTCGATAAATATCCATCCAGACAAGGCGACCATAAGGAAATCATGAACCGGAAGGATCCGGTAGTCCACGGAAACGCCGGCTATGATGGCCCGTTGCAGCAGAAGGAACTGGACTTTTACGACGAGAACGGCTACCTCATGCTCCAGAAGCTGTTTACCGATGAGGAAGTCGAGATGATGAAAAAGGAACTACGCGAAACGATGGAGCGCAACGAACAGCGCGACGCGCCCGACGTGATCAAGGAGCCGAACAGCAACGAAGTCCGCTCCGTGTTTGAAATCCACAAGGACAGCGGGTTCTTTGAGATGCTCGCCAAAAACGAACGCATTGTCAAAGCCGCCGAGCAGATCCTCGGCAGCCAGGTGTACATGATGCAGTCCCGGATAAACTTTAAGCCAGGCTTTAAAGGTAAGGAGTTCTACTGGCATTCGGATTTTGAAACCTGGCACATGGAGGACGGCATGCCGGACATGCGTGCGCTCAGCTGCTCGATCATCCTGACGGACAACTACGAGTTCAACGGCCCGCTCATGCTGATCCCCGGCTCGCAGAAATGGTACGTGTCCTGCCCGGGCATCACGCCGGAGGACAACTTCAAGCAGTCGCTGAAAAAGCAGGAGACCGGCGTGCCGGACAACGAAAGCATGGAATGGCTCACGGAGCAGGCCGGCGGCCAGATTGACCGCGCGACCGGCCCGGCGGGCTCGGTGCTCTTCTTTGACTGCAACACGATGCACGGCTCGGCCGGCAACATCTCGCCGTATCCGCGCAGCAACGTCTTCTTCGTGTTCAACTCGGTGGAAAACAAGCTCGTGGATCCGTTCAGCGGCCAGGAGCCGCGGCCGGAATTTCTGGCCAACCGCCAGGACACTTCCGCAATCCAGCCAAGCTCGGATCGTCTTTCGCACAGAACTTCCACTTCTGCAAAATAA
- a CDS encoding arsenate reductase family protein, producing MALTFYGYPPCGTCRKAKKWLEAEDISFEEYHIVEHPPSKEELKVWKEQEGLEWKHFFNTSGKKYREMDLKTRLPKASEKEVLEWLTSDGMLLKRPIVTDGESVTLGFKEPAFEEKWKS from the coding sequence TTGGCACTTACTTTTTACGGGTATCCCCCGTGCGGTACATGCCGCAAAGCAAAAAAGTGGCTGGAAGCAGAGGATATTTCTTTTGAAGAGTATCATATTGTGGAACATCCCCCTTCGAAGGAAGAATTAAAAGTATGGAAAGAACAGGAAGGGCTTGAGTGGAAGCATTTCTTTAACACAAGCGGAAAGAAGTACCGGGAAATGGATCTGAAAACCCGGCTTCCGAAAGCATCTGAAAAAGAGGTTCTGGAATGGCTGACTTCTGACGGGATGCTTTTGAAAAGGCCTATTGTGACAGACGGCGAGAGTGTCACCCTTGGGTTTAAGGAACCAGCTTTTGAGGAAAAGTGGAAATCGTAA
- the ilvD gene encoding dihydroxy-acid dehydratase has protein sequence MGKTEKDLRNRSKAISEGANRAPNRAMLRAVGFTDDDFKKPMIGIASTWSEVTPCNVHIDNLARHAKQGASTNGGAPLIFNTITVSDGIAMGHEGMHYSLPSREIIADSIETVTNAERLDGVVAIGGCDKTTPGCVISLARMNIPSVYVYGGTIQPGKLNGKDIDIVSSFEAVGQHQTGQISDEELHQVECNACPGAGACGGMYTANTMAAAVEALGMSIPGSSSTPAIYEYKETECRQAGELTIELLENNILPKDIMTKKAFENAITVVMALGGSTNAFLHLLAIAHSADVDLSYDDFERVRQNVPHIADLKPSGKYVMQDLYEIGGVPAVMKLLHEEGLLHGDCLTVTSKTLAENLDAVPSLKEGQEVIRPLAEPFKKTGPLVVLKGNVAPEGSVIKLSGQKISRFEGTVKVFNSEESATKAIMDGDIVEGDVLVIRYVGPQGGPGMPEMLSVTSMIVGRGLGGKVALMTDGRFSGGSHGFVIGHVAPEASVGGPIGLLENGDTISIDSDTQEINLHISDEEFERRRNAWQAPDLPEKRGALAKYAKLVSSSAKGAVTDADL, from the coding sequence ATGGGAAAAACAGAAAAAGATTTACGAAACCGCAGTAAAGCCATCAGCGAAGGAGCAAACCGGGCTCCAAACCGGGCGATGCTTCGTGCCGTCGGCTTTACGGACGACGACTTTAAAAAACCGATGATTGGCATTGCAAGTACGTGGAGCGAGGTTACTCCGTGTAACGTACATATCGACAATCTTGCACGCCACGCAAAGCAGGGAGCATCCACCAACGGAGGTGCGCCGCTCATTTTCAACACGATCACCGTCTCTGACGGAATCGCAATGGGACATGAAGGCATGCATTACTCTCTTCCAAGCCGTGAAATTATTGCTGACTCAATCGAAACTGTCACCAATGCAGAGCGTCTCGACGGGGTCGTCGCGATCGGCGGCTGCGATAAAACGACACCGGGCTGTGTGATTTCTCTGGCCCGTATGAATATCCCTTCCGTGTATGTTTATGGTGGAACTATTCAGCCTGGCAAACTAAACGGCAAAGACATTGATATTGTGTCCTCCTTCGAGGCTGTCGGCCAGCACCAGACCGGCCAGATCAGCGACGAAGAACTTCATCAGGTGGAATGCAACGCCTGCCCGGGCGCCGGTGCCTGCGGCGGCATGTATACAGCCAACACGATGGCTGCTGCGGTAGAAGCGCTTGGCATGAGCATTCCCGGTTCTTCCTCCACGCCTGCGATTTACGAATACAAGGAAACCGAGTGCAGGCAGGCCGGGGAATTAACCATCGAGCTGCTTGAAAATAATATCCTTCCAAAGGATATTATGACGAAAAAGGCGTTCGAAAATGCCATTACGGTTGTTATGGCCCTTGGCGGCTCCACTAACGCATTTTTACACCTTCTCGCGATTGCTCATTCGGCAGACGTGGATCTGTCCTATGACGATTTTGAGCGCGTCCGCCAGAACGTGCCGCATATTGCCGACCTGAAACCGAGCGGCAAGTATGTCATGCAGGACCTTTATGAAATTGGCGGGGTACCGGCAGTCATGAAGCTTCTCCATGAGGAAGGACTGCTGCACGGTGACTGCCTTACGGTAACGAGCAAGACGCTTGCAGAAAACCTTGACGCTGTACCTTCCCTGAAGGAGGGGCAGGAAGTTATCCGCCCTCTGGCTGAACCGTTCAAAAAAACCGGCCCGCTTGTCGTTTTAAAAGGAAACGTCGCACCGGAAGGCTCTGTGATCAAGCTGTCCGGCCAGAAGATCAGCCGGTTCGAGGGTACAGTAAAAGTATTTAACAGCGAAGAATCGGCCACAAAGGCCATCATGGACGGGGACATTGTTGAGGGCGACGTACTCGTTATCCGTTACGTCGGCCCACAGGGCGGCCCGGGCATGCCGGAGATGCTTTCTGTTACTTCCATGATCGTCGGCCGCGGCCTCGGCGGTAAGGTAGCTCTTATGACAGACGGTCGCTTTTCCGGCGGATCGCACGGCTTCGTTATTGGGCACGTAGCGCCTGAAGCAAGCGTTGGTGGACCAATCGGCCTGCTTGAGAACGGCGACACTATCTCCATTGACAGTGACACGCAGGAGATCAACCTCCACATTTCCGACGAAGAGTTTGAAAGACGCCGGAACGCCTGGCAGGCGCCGGACCTTCCGGAAAAACGCGGAGCTCTTGCCAAATACGCCAAACTCGTTTCTTCCAGTGCTAAAGGTGCAGTTACAGACGCAGATTTATAA
- a CDS encoding siderophore ABC transporter substrate-binding protein — protein sequence MKKNKWMLASTAVLGTAFIAACGADNSESSTAEGENSGSSSEEKTSEDKGEKSSGEVTVEHELGETTVPEDPENVVVFNYEMLETLDELNVGVNGVAQESLPSYLDDYSSDEYENIGSLKEPDFEAINAMEPDVIIISGRQSEAYEELSEIAPTVYTAVDTENYMESFDSNMEMVGEIFQKEEQVQEKVDELHTRIDDLKETTEDVGPSLVTLVNDGSLSVYGEGSRFGLIHDVFGVPAADENIEASTHGQSASFEYLAEEDPEHLFVVDRSAVVSQGGEEQTAAETLDNDIVNKTQAAQNDNIHYLDPEYWYLSGGGLQSMDEMITEIEEAVASSEEQ from the coding sequence ATGAAAAAGAACAAATGGATGCTTGCGTCAACCGCAGTACTGGGAACAGCTTTTATTGCTGCATGCGGAGCCGATAATTCAGAATCATCAACTGCGGAGGGCGAAAACAGCGGCAGCTCCAGCGAAGAAAAAACCAGTGAAGATAAGGGAGAGAAAAGTAGTGGTGAAGTGACCGTAGAGCATGAACTGGGGGAAACAACGGTGCCTGAAGATCCGGAAAATGTTGTCGTATTTAATTACGAAATGCTCGAAACGCTGGATGAGCTTAATGTAGGTGTAAATGGTGTAGCCCAGGAATCGCTTCCTTCGTACCTGGATGATTACAGCAGCGATGAATACGAAAACATTGGAAGCTTAAAAGAACCCGATTTTGAAGCAATTAATGCAATGGAGCCCGATGTGATTATCATTTCAGGGCGTCAGAGCGAGGCCTACGAAGAATTGAGTGAGATTGCCCCAACTGTTTATACAGCAGTGGATACAGAAAATTACATGGAGTCGTTTGACAGCAATATGGAAATGGTGGGGGAGATTTTCCAAAAAGAAGAGCAGGTACAGGAGAAGGTAGACGAGCTTCATACCCGCATTGACGATTTAAAGGAAACGACTGAAGATGTAGGACCGTCTCTGGTGACGCTTGTAAATGACGGTTCCTTGAGTGTTTACGGTGAAGGCTCCCGCTTCGGGCTTATTCATGATGTGTTCGGTGTACCGGCAGCGGATGAAAATATCGAAGCATCCACACACGGACAGAGTGCTTCCTTTGAATACTTAGCCGAAGAAGATCCAGAGCACCTCTTCGTAGTGGATCGCAGTGCGGTAGTCAGTCAGGGCGGAGAAGAGCAGACAGCTGCTGAAACGCTTGACAACGATATTGTAAACAAAACACAGGCAGCTCAGAATGATAATATTCATTATTTGGATCCGGAATACTGGTACCTATCCGGCGGTGGTCTGCAGTCGATGGATGAGATGATTACAGAAATTGAAGAAGCAGTGGCTTCGTCCGAAGAACAATAA
- a CDS encoding disulfide oxidoreductase yields MERWLSAAWLVAIIATLGSLSFSEILGYTPCELCWYQRILMYPLAVILGIAVFRGERQVIWYALPLAVPGMLLAGYHYLYQKLPVLQHATECTGTVSCSDQSAQWLGFITIPFLSFTAFLIISIALLVIAVSKK; encoded by the coding sequence ATGGAACGTTGGTTAAGTGCGGCCTGGCTGGTGGCCATTATCGCGACGCTCGGCAGCTTATCGTTCAGCGAAATTTTAGGGTACACCCCATGCGAGCTTTGCTGGTACCAGCGCATTCTTATGTACCCGCTCGCTGTTATTTTAGGCATTGCTGTATTTCGCGGGGAGCGGCAGGTCATATGGTATGCGCTTCCTCTTGCAGTCCCCGGCATGCTGCTTGCTGGTTACCATTACCTGTATCAGAAGCTTCCGGTGCTGCAGCATGCAACGGAATGCACCGGGACGGTTTCCTGCTCCGATCAATCCGCGCAGTGGCTCGGGTTCATTACTATCCCTTTTCTTTCATTTACGGCATTTTTAATTATTTCCATCGCTCTTTTGGTTATCGCTGTAAGCAAAAAATAG